One genomic window of Mustela lutreola isolate mMusLut2 chromosome 14, mMusLut2.pri, whole genome shotgun sequence includes the following:
- the BLZF1 gene encoding golgin-45 isoform X1: protein MTTLEGLEAKVTLTPAPVRGAGDGMETEETPKSVEVTSGVPPVRHHILQNPRKKAVPGESPGVLQLGKILTEKAMEVEAIRILVPKAAITHDIPSKNAKVKSRGHPRGELLGQSEGTVEPRKELSEVKNLLEKLKNSERRLLQDKEGLSNQLRVQTEVNRELKKLLVASVGDDLQYHFERLAREKNQLILENEALGQNTAQLSEQLERMSIQCDVWRSKFLASRVMADELTNSRAGLQRQNRNAQSAIQDLLSEREQFRQEMIATQKLLEELLVSLQWGREQTYYPSTQPYTTAELALTNHKLAKAVNAHLLGNVGTNSQKKILSTVEFCSTPAEKMAETTEPVLPPSGLSILSQCMESFSQIVIASPLVKVLRILDPVTCTESSPDNPFSESSPTALLATKKNIGRFHPYTRYENITFNCCNHCQGELIVL from the exons TCACCCTTACTCCAGCCCCAGTCCGAGGAGCAGGAGATGGcatggaaactgaggaaacacCTAAGTCTGTTGAAGTGACCTCTGGAGTCCCGCCTGTAAGGCATCACATCCTTCAGAATCCACGGAAGAAAGCAGTTCCAGGCGAGAGCCCAGGAGTCCTTCAGCTCGGGAAGATTCTCACTGAAAAAGCAATGGAAGTTGAAGCCATAAGAATATTAGTTCCCAAAGCTGCTATAACCCATGACATCCCCAGCAAGAATGCAAAGGTGAAGTCTCGGGGACATCCTAGGGGAGAGCTCCTTGGTCAGTCAGAGGGAACTGTGGAACCCAGAAAGGAACTATCGGAGGTTAAGAATCTACTGGAGAAGCTCAAGAACTCTGAAAGGAGGTTACTGCAGGACAAAGAGGGTCTTTCAAACCAGCTCAGAGTACAGACAGAG GTCAATCGAGAGTTAAAGAAGTTGCTAGTGGCTTCCGTTGGAGATGATCTTCAGTACCATTTTGAACGTCTAGCCCGTGAGAAAAATCagcttattttagaaaatgaagccCTAGGTCAAAACACAGCTCAGCTTTCTGAACAGCTGGAACGTATGTCAATACAGTGTGACGTATGGCGGAGTAAATTCCTTGCAAGCAG GGTGATGGCAGATGAGTTAACCAATTCCAGAGCAGGTTTGCAGCGGCAAAATCGCAATGCCCAGAGTGCTATTCAAGATCTCCTGAGTGAGCGGGAGCAGTTTCGTCAGGAAATGATAGCTACCCAGAA ATTATTGGAGGAGCTCCTGGTGTCCTTGCAGTGGGGAAGAGAGCAAACTTACTACCCTAGTACACAGCCTTACACCACAGCAGAGCTAGCATTAACAAATCACAAGTTGGCAAAAGCAGTAAATGCTCATCTTCTGGGAAATGTTGGCACTAACAGTCAAAAAAAGATACTCTCAACGGTTGAATTCTGCAGCACCCCAGCAGAAAAAATGGCTGAAACg ACAGAGCCCGTCCTCCCTCCTTCTGGACTCTCCATTCTTTCACAGTGTATGGAAAGCTTTTCACAAATCGTTATTGCATCCCCTCTTGTCAAG GTTCTACGCATTTTGGATCCAGTTACCTGTACGGAAAGCTCACCTGATAATCCTTTTTCGGAGTCTTCACCAACTGCCTTACTtgctacaaagaaaaatattggacGATTTCATCCCTATACTAGATATGAAAATATAACTTTCAATTGCTGCAATCACTGCCAGGGAGAACTTATTGTCCTTTAA
- the BLZF1 gene encoding golgin-45 isoform X3, whose amino-acid sequence MTTLEGLEAKVTLTPAPVRGAGDGMETEETPKSVEVTSGVPPVRHHILQNPRKKAVPGESPGVLQLGKILTEKAMEVEAIRILVPKAAITHDIPSKNAKVKSRGHPRGELLGQSEGTVEPRKELSEVKNLLEKLKNSERRLLQDKEGLSNQLRVQTEVNRELKKLLVASVGDDLQYHFERLAREKNQLILENEALGQNTAQLSEQLERMSIQCDVWRSKFLASRVMADELTNSRAGLQRQNRNAQSAIQDLLSEREQFRQEMIATQKLLEELLVSLQWGREQTYYPSTQPYTTAELALTNHKLAKAVNAHLLGNVGTNSQKKILSTVEFCSTPAEKMAETVLRILDPVTCTESSPDNPFSESSPTALLATKKNIGRFHPYTRYENITFNCCNHCQGELIVL is encoded by the exons TCACCCTTACTCCAGCCCCAGTCCGAGGAGCAGGAGATGGcatggaaactgaggaaacacCTAAGTCTGTTGAAGTGACCTCTGGAGTCCCGCCTGTAAGGCATCACATCCTTCAGAATCCACGGAAGAAAGCAGTTCCAGGCGAGAGCCCAGGAGTCCTTCAGCTCGGGAAGATTCTCACTGAAAAAGCAATGGAAGTTGAAGCCATAAGAATATTAGTTCCCAAAGCTGCTATAACCCATGACATCCCCAGCAAGAATGCAAAGGTGAAGTCTCGGGGACATCCTAGGGGAGAGCTCCTTGGTCAGTCAGAGGGAACTGTGGAACCCAGAAAGGAACTATCGGAGGTTAAGAATCTACTGGAGAAGCTCAAGAACTCTGAAAGGAGGTTACTGCAGGACAAAGAGGGTCTTTCAAACCAGCTCAGAGTACAGACAGAG GTCAATCGAGAGTTAAAGAAGTTGCTAGTGGCTTCCGTTGGAGATGATCTTCAGTACCATTTTGAACGTCTAGCCCGTGAGAAAAATCagcttattttagaaaatgaagccCTAGGTCAAAACACAGCTCAGCTTTCTGAACAGCTGGAACGTATGTCAATACAGTGTGACGTATGGCGGAGTAAATTCCTTGCAAGCAG GGTGATGGCAGATGAGTTAACCAATTCCAGAGCAGGTTTGCAGCGGCAAAATCGCAATGCCCAGAGTGCTATTCAAGATCTCCTGAGTGAGCGGGAGCAGTTTCGTCAGGAAATGATAGCTACCCAGAA ATTATTGGAGGAGCTCCTGGTGTCCTTGCAGTGGGGAAGAGAGCAAACTTACTACCCTAGTACACAGCCTTACACCACAGCAGAGCTAGCATTAACAAATCACAAGTTGGCAAAAGCAGTAAATGCTCATCTTCTGGGAAATGTTGGCACTAACAGTCAAAAAAAGATACTCTCAACGGTTGAATTCTGCAGCACCCCAGCAGAAAAAATGGCTGAAACg GTTCTACGCATTTTGGATCCAGTTACCTGTACGGAAAGCTCACCTGATAATCCTTTTTCGGAGTCTTCACCAACTGCCTTACTtgctacaaagaaaaatattggacGATTTCATCCCTATACTAGATATGAAAATATAACTTTCAATTGCTGCAATCACTGCCAGGGAGAACTTATTGTCCTTTAA
- the BLZF1 gene encoding golgin-45 isoform X2 produces the protein MSCSCRVRKCLITLTPAPVRGAGDGMETEETPKSVEVTSGVPPVRHHILQNPRKKAVPGESPGVLQLGKILTEKAMEVEAIRILVPKAAITHDIPSKNAKVKSRGHPRGELLGQSEGTVEPRKELSEVKNLLEKLKNSERRLLQDKEGLSNQLRVQTEVNRELKKLLVASVGDDLQYHFERLAREKNQLILENEALGQNTAQLSEQLERMSIQCDVWRSKFLASRVMADELTNSRAGLQRQNRNAQSAIQDLLSEREQFRQEMIATQKLLEELLVSLQWGREQTYYPSTQPYTTAELALTNHKLAKAVNAHLLGNVGTNSQKKILSTVEFCSTPAEKMAETVLRILDPVTCTESSPDNPFSESSPTALLATKKNIGRFHPYTRYENITFNCCNHCQGELIVL, from the exons TCACCCTTACTCCAGCCCCAGTCCGAGGAGCAGGAGATGGcatggaaactgaggaaacacCTAAGTCTGTTGAAGTGACCTCTGGAGTCCCGCCTGTAAGGCATCACATCCTTCAGAATCCACGGAAGAAAGCAGTTCCAGGCGAGAGCCCAGGAGTCCTTCAGCTCGGGAAGATTCTCACTGAAAAAGCAATGGAAGTTGAAGCCATAAGAATATTAGTTCCCAAAGCTGCTATAACCCATGACATCCCCAGCAAGAATGCAAAGGTGAAGTCTCGGGGACATCCTAGGGGAGAGCTCCTTGGTCAGTCAGAGGGAACTGTGGAACCCAGAAAGGAACTATCGGAGGTTAAGAATCTACTGGAGAAGCTCAAGAACTCTGAAAGGAGGTTACTGCAGGACAAAGAGGGTCTTTCAAACCAGCTCAGAGTACAGACAGAG GTCAATCGAGAGTTAAAGAAGTTGCTAGTGGCTTCCGTTGGAGATGATCTTCAGTACCATTTTGAACGTCTAGCCCGTGAGAAAAATCagcttattttagaaaatgaagccCTAGGTCAAAACACAGCTCAGCTTTCTGAACAGCTGGAACGTATGTCAATACAGTGTGACGTATGGCGGAGTAAATTCCTTGCAAGCAG GGTGATGGCAGATGAGTTAACCAATTCCAGAGCAGGTTTGCAGCGGCAAAATCGCAATGCCCAGAGTGCTATTCAAGATCTCCTGAGTGAGCGGGAGCAGTTTCGTCAGGAAATGATAGCTACCCAGAA ATTATTGGAGGAGCTCCTGGTGTCCTTGCAGTGGGGAAGAGAGCAAACTTACTACCCTAGTACACAGCCTTACACCACAGCAGAGCTAGCATTAACAAATCACAAGTTGGCAAAAGCAGTAAATGCTCATCTTCTGGGAAATGTTGGCACTAACAGTCAAAAAAAGATACTCTCAACGGTTGAATTCTGCAGCACCCCAGCAGAAAAAATGGCTGAAACg GTTCTACGCATTTTGGATCCAGTTACCTGTACGGAAAGCTCACCTGATAATCCTTTTTCGGAGTCTTCACCAACTGCCTTACTtgctacaaagaaaaatattggacGATTTCATCCCTATACTAGATATGAAAATATAACTTTCAATTGCTGCAATCACTGCCAGGGAGAACTTATTGTCCTTTAA